One Hypomesus transpacificus isolate Combined female chromosome 16, fHypTra1, whole genome shotgun sequence genomic window carries:
- the sid1 gene encoding secreted immunoglobulin domain 1 produces MKGILFLSSVLFGLWRGESSSKLSVKMGENAILDCPLSISFNKSTFSWYKHRHAEKPELILSYPLTNVFLVIYGQGFQPDKFTARPGKSGPHVHQLVIQGSTESDTAVYYCGLGYHGDGNVKRRP; encoded by the exons ATGAAAGGAATACTCTTTTTGTCAAGTGTGCTGTTTG GCCTATGGAGAGGAGAGTCCAGCAGCAAGCTATCAGTAAAAATGGGGGAAAATGCCATTCTTGACTGTCCCTTGTCCATCTCCTTCAACAAGAGTACTTTCAGCtggtacaaacacagacacgcgGAGAAACCTGAGCTCATCCTGAGCTACCCTCTGACCAACGTCTTCCTTGTCATCTACGGCCAAGGCTTCCAACCGGACAAGTTCACCGCCCGGCCTGGCAAGAGTGGACCACATGTCCATCAGCTGGTGATCCAAGGATCGACAGAGAGTGACACAGCTGTGTATTACTGTGGACTGGGTTACCATGGAGATGGGAATGTTAAAAGGAGACCGTGA
- the si:ch73-60h1.1 gene encoding calcium/calmodulin-dependent protein kinase type IV has product MPTSRSGASLVEYWVDGSRRDVTVEEFYTMGPELGRGATSVVFRCEEKQSQKPYAVKVLKKTIDKKIVRTEIGVLLRLSHPNIIRLKEIFETETDIALILELVTGGELFDRIVERGYYSERDAAHVIKQILEAVAYLHENGVVHRDLKPENLLYADLSLDAPLKIADFGLSKIIDEQVTMKTVCGTPGYCAPEILRGNAYGPEVDMWSVGVILYILLCGFEPFFDPRGDQYMYSRILNCDYEFVSPWWDDVSLNAKDLVSKLIVQDPHKRLSVQEALLHPWVLGKAARFSHMDTTQRKLQEFNARRKLKAAMKAVVATSRMHESSRRRTDSCDIPGSDKTSRQSSMQQDAPPDSQGEASQAKDATEGTQEDGEVLGSQNQSIPCSLLPRSPKPAPLTSPLPKGATPGCPPPTRPPLKPDGLRQNSVIPKTALVRPRIPQRSCSSVDTVAKSETAQVLATPPSPKSISNGYVVGVESGSKTAQCQ; this is encoded by the exons ATGCCCACTTCACGTTCTGGTGCCAGCCTTGTGGAATATTGGGTGGACGGCTCGAGACGAGATGTCACCGTGGAGGAATTCTATACCATGGGCCCAGAGTTAGGAAG AGGGGCAACATCTGTGGTCTTCCGCTGTGAGGAGAAACAGTCCCAGAAGCCGTATGCTGTTAAGGTCCTGAAGAAGACT ATTGACAAGAAAATTGTACGGACTGAAATTGGAGTTTTGTTGCGTCTTTCTCATCCCAATATT ATCAGATTAAAGGAGATttttgagacagagacagatatcGCTCTCATCTTGGAGCTGGTTACCGGAGGAGAACTCTTCGACAG GATTGTGGAGAGGGGCTACTACAGTGAGAGAGACGCAGCCCACGTCATCAAGCAGATACTGGAGGCAGTGGCG TACTTACATGAGAATGGAGTGGTGCACCGTGACCTCAAACCAGAGAACCTCCTGTATGCTGACCTGTCATTGGATGCACCCCTCAAGATTG CTGACTTTGGCTTGTCCAAAATAATTGATGAGCAAGTCACCATGAAGACGGTATGTGGCACTCCTGGATACTGTG ctCCTGAGATTCTCCGTGGCAATGCCTACGGTCCCGAAGTGGACATGTGGTCTGTGGGAGTCATCCTCTACATACT gctCTGTGGGTTTGAGCCTTTCTTTGACCCAAGGGGAGACCAGTACATGTACAGTCGCATCCTCAACTGCGATTATGAGTTTGTCTCCCCCTGGTGGGATGACGTCTCTCTCAACGCAAAAGATTTG GTCAGTAAGCTGATAGTGCAGGACCCTCACAAACGCCTCAGCGTGCAGGAGGCCCTGCTGCACCCCTGGGTGCTGGGCAAGGCGGCACGCTTCTCCCACATGGACACCACACAGAGGAAGCTGCAGGAGTTCAACGCCCGGCGGAAACTCAAG GCTGCCATGAAAGCCGTGGTGGCCACCAGCCGCATGCACGAGAGCTCCCGGCGGCGCACCGACAGCTGCGACATCCCTGGCTCCGACAAGACCTCCAGGCAGAGCAGCATGCAGCAGGACGCCCCCCCGGACTCCCAGGGAGAGGCCAGCCAGGCCAAGGACGCCACCGAGGGGACCCAAGAGGACGGGGAGGTCCTGGGCTCCCAGAACCAGTCCATACCATGTTCCCTCCTGCCACGCAGCCCCAAACCAGCCCCGCTCACCTCCCCTTTGCCCAAGGGGGCAACCCCCGGGTGCCCACcacccaccaggccccccctcAAGCCAGACGGGCTTCGGCAAAATTCGGTAATCCCCAAAACGGCGTTGGTACGACCCAGGATACCCCAGAGGAGCTGTTCGTCTGTGGACACCGTGGCGAAAAGTGAGACGGCTCAGGTGTTGGCCACGCCCCCGAGTCCTAAGAGCATCAGCAATGGGTATGTCGTGGGGGTGGAGTCTGGCAGTAAGACCGCCCAGTGTCAGTGA